One window from the genome of Terrimicrobium sacchariphilum encodes:
- a CDS encoding DNA cytosine methyltransferase, with the protein MIRDQFRLDLNDELIVDNFAGGGGASTGIELGIGRNVDIAINHNEEACDMHAANHPQTRHYCEDVFSIDPLEVTNGRPVGLAWFSPDCKHFSKAKGGKPRSKKIRGLAWVMIRWAATVSPRVMILENVEEFRTWGPLLADGSPCKKRAGQTFRSFVRQLEKLGYAVEHRELRACDYGAPTIRKRLFLIARRDGRPIVWPEPTHGAPNSEGVRAGRLLPWRTAAECIDWSIPTRSIFERERPLAEATMRRIARGIQKFVIDSPTPFIVKVNHGASEGFRGQSLGDPLQTITSKHGYGMATPFVARVAHGERDKTGKKRGRGEHPTEEPLPTVLASPEFSLVTPFVTEHANSSNQRNIALDEPLRTQCANVKGGHFAVAAATLVQTGYGEREGQAPRAPGIEKPLGTAVAGGQKHAVVSATLIGAGGPTYGGKPKPVDQPHGTMTTENHTALCTAFLAKHQSERHEGEVQGAPLDGAAPTVKTRDSNAIVTANIVRQFGESVGSSTSAPVGTVTAGGGGKTGLVTSHLAKLKGTCQHGQASDEPLHTVQAGGLHYAEVRAFLIKYYGNEKDGFAPTEPMHTVTAKDRVGLVTVGGEDYAIADIGMRMLEPHELYAAQGFPPGYIIAPIINGKRLSKAAQVRMCGNSVCPPIAAALVSANVPELSAWEKGERAA; encoded by the coding sequence ATGATCCGCGACCAATTCAGACTGGACCTTAACGACGAGCTGATCGTCGACAATTTCGCCGGCGGCGGCGGAGCCTCAACGGGTATCGAACTCGGCATCGGGCGAAATGTCGATATCGCCATCAACCACAATGAAGAGGCTTGCGACATGCACGCGGCGAACCATCCGCAGACGCGCCACTATTGCGAGGACGTGTTCAGCATCGACCCCCTCGAGGTGACAAACGGTCGCCCGGTCGGGCTCGCGTGGTTCAGCCCCGATTGCAAACACTTCTCGAAAGCGAAGGGAGGGAAGCCTCGCTCGAAGAAAATTCGCGGCCTCGCGTGGGTCATGATCCGATGGGCGGCAACTGTCTCGCCCCGAGTGATGATCCTCGAAAACGTCGAGGAATTCCGCACCTGGGGGCCGCTTCTCGCCGATGGGTCGCCGTGCAAGAAGCGCGCCGGGCAGACGTTCCGCTCGTTCGTAAGGCAACTGGAGAAGCTCGGGTATGCCGTCGAACATCGGGAGTTGCGCGCTTGCGACTACGGCGCTCCGACCATCCGCAAGAGGCTTTTTCTCATCGCCAGGCGGGACGGTCGCCCGATCGTGTGGCCGGAGCCAACTCACGGCGCGCCGAACAGCGAGGGCGTACGGGCGGGGCGCTTACTGCCATGGCGCACGGCGGCGGAGTGCATTGACTGGAGCATCCCGACCCGATCCATCTTTGAGCGGGAGCGGCCTCTTGCTGAAGCGACGATGCGCCGGATTGCCCGGGGCATTCAGAAATTCGTAATCGATTCGCCGACGCCCTTCATTGTGAAGGTGAACCACGGGGCGAGCGAAGGCTTCCGCGGCCAGTCTCTCGGAGATCCGTTGCAGACGATCACCTCGAAACATGGGTACGGGATGGCAACGCCATTCGTCGCCCGGGTGGCCCATGGTGAGCGGGACAAGACCGGGAAGAAGCGGGGACGCGGGGAGCATCCGACAGAGGAGCCATTGCCTACCGTTCTGGCCTCGCCGGAATTCTCGCTCGTCACGCCGTTTGTGACCGAACACGCGAACTCGTCCAACCAACGGAATATCGCGCTGGATGAGCCTTTGCGGACGCAATGCGCGAACGTCAAAGGCGGGCATTTTGCGGTAGCGGCGGCAACGCTCGTCCAAACCGGGTACGGAGAGCGAGAAGGGCAAGCTCCGCGCGCGCCTGGCATCGAGAAGCCGCTCGGGACAGCCGTTGCCGGAGGCCAGAAACACGCGGTTGTCTCGGCAACGCTCATCGGGGCGGGTGGCCCGACATACGGCGGGAAGCCTAAGCCCGTCGACCAGCCGCACGGCACCATGACGACGGAGAATCACACGGCTCTGTGCACGGCCTTTCTCGCGAAGCATCAAAGCGAGCGGCACGAAGGAGAAGTGCAGGGCGCGCCTCTGGACGGCGCAGCGCCCACCGTCAAGACGCGGGACAGCAACGCGATTGTGACGGCGAACATCGTCCGCCAGTTCGGCGAGAGCGTCGGGAGCTCAACCTCGGCCCCGGTCGGCACGGTGACCGCGGGAGGGGGAGGAAAGACGGGGCTCGTTACGTCCCATCTGGCGAAGCTCAAAGGCACCTGCCAGCACGGCCAGGCGTCGGATGAGCCATTGCACACCGTACAGGCTGGGGGCCTGCATTACGCCGAGGTTCGCGCCTTCCTCATCAAATACTATGGGAACGAGAAAGACGGATTCGCTCCCACCGAGCCGATGCACACCGTCACGGCGAAAGATCGGGTCGGATTGGTGACAGTCGGCGGAGAAGATTACGCGATCGCTGATATCGGAATGCGGATGCTCGAGCCTCACGAGCTTTACGCCGCGCAGGGCTTCCCGCCCGGGTACATCATCGCCCCGATCATTAACGGAAAGCGGCTCTCGAAGGCCGCTCAGGTCAGGATGTGCGGCAACTCGGTTTGCCCGCCAATCGCGGCCGCTCTGGTTTCCGCGAACGTCCCGGAGCTCTCAGCCTGGGAGAAGGGAGAGCGGGCGGCGTGA
- a CDS encoding DUF2971 domain-containing protein: protein MILKGLMPDFAFCYGLTFVILYRYLSAENALKSLQTNRFRVSPLGMLNDIFDCAPLIVREKSQGQENPEKDFWFTDFVFAQLGVICFSEEWDNLLLWAHYGSGYSGIALGFESEELADTHRKPFLRKIDYSSNDRPIVVEDEIYKLPDTGGARRDYLIDRYSKKGRNWEYEKETRLFVPFLDCKPIGTDFFCEFPPTSLKKVILGPKCNLGRTIVERSLEFRSDGGFYEAQVLKAVPKEATFGLEEEHVWL from the coding sequence ATGATTCTAAAGGGCTTGATGCCCGACTTTGCCTTCTGCTATGGCCTGACCTTCGTGATCCTTTACAGATACCTGTCGGCAGAGAATGCCCTGAAGAGCCTTCAGACGAACCGATTTCGCGTGAGCCCGCTGGGGATGCTCAACGACATCTTCGATTGCGCACCGTTGATCGTTAGAGAAAAATCGCAAGGCCAGGAAAACCCTGAGAAAGATTTCTGGTTTACGGATTTCGTTTTCGCCCAGCTTGGCGTAATTTGCTTCAGCGAGGAGTGGGATAATCTGCTCCTTTGGGCACACTACGGCTCTGGATATAGTGGCATTGCACTCGGATTCGAATCCGAAGAGCTGGCAGACACTCACAGAAAGCCATTCCTGCGAAAAATCGACTACAGTTCTAACGACCGCCCTATCGTAGTCGAAGATGAAATATATAAACTTCCAGACACTGGCGGAGCGAGGCGCGATTACCTCATTGATCGCTATTCTAAAAAGGGAAGGAATTGGGAATACGAAAAAGAGACTCGCTTGTTCGTTCCATTCCTTGATTGCAAGCCGATCGGAACGGACTTCTTCTGTGAATTCCCACCAACTTCGCTGAAGAAAGTCATTCTCGGTCCAAAGTGTAATTTGGGCCGGACAATTGTTGAACGATCTCTCGAGTTTAGAAGTGACGGGGGCTTCTATGAAGCTCAGGTACTGAAAGCAGTCCCCAAGGAAGCCACGTTTGGCCTCGAGGAAGAGCATGTTTGGCTTTAG
- a CDS encoding terminase small subunit, protein MESQEKLNDRQRKFAELIVGGATAKAAYFEAFPRCRSEKTAETEGSKLLKNPKVASFIEALRWEVAENAKSDLVATRQEVLEFLTEVIRTPAGMVDEEHKLCQSFKFTEGMREIKIPPKLQAAERLAKMLGWDVPEKKVVEAGDTLTEFLEKLLGGSK, encoded by the coding sequence ATGGAATCGCAGGAAAAACTGAATGATAGGCAACGGAAGTTCGCCGAACTCATTGTAGGTGGAGCCACTGCAAAAGCCGCTTACTTTGAGGCGTTTCCTCGATGCCGTTCTGAAAAAACCGCCGAGACAGAGGGGAGCAAACTCCTAAAGAACCCCAAGGTCGCGAGCTTTATTGAGGCCTTACGCTGGGAAGTGGCCGAAAATGCCAAATCGGACCTAGTTGCAACACGGCAGGAGGTTCTTGAATTCCTCACCGAAGTGATCAGAACCCCGGCGGGTATGGTGGATGAGGAGCATAAGCTTTGCCAGTCGTTCAAGTTCACTGAGGGTATGCGGGAGATCAAGATTCCCCCAAAGCTACAGGCAGCCGAACGCCTGGCGAAAATGCTCGGGTGGGATGTCCCAGAAAAGAAGGTCGTTGAGGCTGGAGACACCTTGACCGAATTCCTCGAAAAGCTTTTGGGAGGATCGAAATGA